The Leptospira sp. WS39.C2 genome contains a region encoding:
- a CDS encoding STAS domain-containing protein, whose product MKIKVTSKNDVHIIKIEGAIKAGNEFELSEKIEQYIKKGQVPKFIIDLKKVPFINSAGLGTFLNIYKHIDGLNGRLVFANLNSDIENLMEITKLSSVFEIYKTLEEAEDSFEY is encoded by the coding sequence ATGAAAATCAAAGTTACTAGTAAAAACGACGTGCACATCATTAAAATTGAAGGTGCCATCAAAGCCGGAAATGAGTTCGAGTTGTCTGAAAAGATTGAACAGTACATCAAGAAAGGCCAAGTTCCAAAATTCATTATCGATTTGAAAAAAGTTCCTTTTATCAATTCCGCTGGTCTTGGAACGTTTCTCAACATCTATAAACACATAGATGGGCTGAATGGTCGTCTGGTTTTTGCGAACTTAAATTCCGATATCGAAAACTTGATGGAAATTACAAAACTTTCCAGCGTGTTTGAGATATACAAAACTCTGGAAGAGGCTGAAGACTCCTTCGAATACTAA
- a CDS encoding aminopeptidase, with translation MPKPLPLSPIPLPCRTKKMKTIMTMLYFPLFLTGCLPYLYHLGKEQSAIILGREKIESVLVTPNIDAKTKEKLNLIRDVRKFAIEVLALNQNGGFEYYTKLDREEIGWNVSASEPLALKSYTWWFPIAGTVPYKGFFQKDKAIELENDLKQKGYDTRIRVIGGYSTLGWFSDPVLSPQLSWPDHRLVGLVIHEMAHATAYLPGDTTLNESYASFVEEIGIERYYIKKEGIKSPNLEKFKKEKTKRITTIKLLQNYANQLKAIYVSDNDQSMKKILKANTILNFKNEVIASHLVPEEKSKEFLARDWNNEDFLGALRYHSGEVSFLDLYEKSNRNLAIFHKEVKKLFDLPEEKRKEFLNLSN, from the coding sequence ATGCCAAAACCCCTTCCACTCTCGCCGATTCCCCTTCCATGTCGAACTAAAAAGATGAAAACAATCATGACAATGTTGTACTTTCCATTATTTCTTACAGGGTGTTTACCCTATTTATACCATTTAGGGAAGGAACAATCTGCGATCATTTTAGGCAGAGAAAAAATTGAATCCGTTCTAGTTACACCAAACATCGATGCGAAAACCAAAGAAAAATTAAATTTAATTCGTGATGTCAGAAAATTTGCGATCGAGGTACTAGCGTTAAATCAAAACGGCGGGTTCGAATACTACACCAAGTTAGATAGAGAAGAAATTGGATGGAACGTAAGTGCCTCGGAACCCTTAGCACTCAAATCCTATACATGGTGGTTTCCTATAGCAGGGACCGTTCCCTATAAAGGTTTTTTTCAAAAAGATAAGGCAATTGAGTTAGAAAACGATCTCAAACAAAAAGGGTATGACACTCGTATTCGTGTGATAGGTGGATACTCTACTCTAGGTTGGTTTTCCGATCCAGTTTTGTCTCCTCAGCTAAGTTGGCCTGACCATCGTTTGGTGGGACTTGTGATACATGAAATGGCTCATGCAACTGCTTATTTACCTGGAGACACAACACTGAACGAATCTTATGCAAGTTTTGTCGAAGAAATAGGAATTGAACGATATTATATAAAAAAAGAAGGGATCAAAAGTCCAAACTTAGAAAAATTCAAAAAAGAAAAAACAAAAAGAATCACAACGATCAAATTATTACAAAACTATGCAAACCAATTAAAAGCCATATATGTAAGTGATAACGATCAGAGTATGAAGAAAATATTAAAAGCGAATACCATTCTCAATTTTAAGAATGAAGTCATTGCGAGTCATTTGGTTCCCGAAGAAAAATCGAAAGAATTTTTGGCACGTGATTGGAACAACGAAGACTTTTTAGGTGCACTTCGTTACCACTCAGGTGAAGTAAGCTTTTTGGATCTTTATGAAAAATCTAATCGGAATTTAGCAATATTTCATAAAGAGGTAAAAAAACTTTTTGATCTCCCAGAAGAAAAACGAAAAGAATTTCTAAATCTTTCGAATTAA
- a CDS encoding biopolymer transporter TolR: MKLFHRVLPFFLLSIIVFTFNCALFQTKVNYSNVNFDYSAISKNYFSPTQSKPFPLTVQRGNNLYSSTTKDGRYLFYATDQKGNFDIWFRDLQSSIVVPITNNSFSETKPSISPDGKYLVFVSEEFDSDGDLILLQIDTEEWIEEYLKGHRFINDEFINLTNAPNKKGEYHKGIIDTDPIWSPDGKTIYFVSDRFSPGLPNLCSIELDKPSIIKQVTTMGVTSPFISADGQSIYVVSYFEDNKGEIYQIQLSNGGLTRLTNDQFLDFTPTIDNRSKNLYYASIRKDTNGNGKLDERDHSFLVKKNLNTGEERVLSSGETSNFDVRYSNFNGGSILFSASYYNAINIYFIPENGSIPKQPNIKEQYQYSKVLAPGQSIESYFLALDSVELFYSEDPLYPIYEAQVALLKYSTYKRIGKNEEANLFLKQFKHKAEVDLNYFAILLIKWNEYKLNTSKFNLLNEIPKIPEANYPKDGVALLYHLYADQLEKDKQFLSAKEILFKVYQSFPEYHQIDEIKRRLGGYEFNPNQYQLSQLYEEMIGTWEKEKLKFLTDINHEFSNDRKRDLRYLLEDVISKISDDKNSEVVLSYVNSVLDSKEGGKNKVFKETLLYIKAKSLSDLRRFNESNQVLDSIIPIPVQIDLEPAGKPSVFETRSFMAEYKNPILLRANLLKYYNQKSAGNTSDALRNLKIYLEFYDPLLGVDLGAEDIKSAFLYFENKAVEFERIGDLLQSSFHYFFNNQNMFLVKTRNLYLDSLYKEFAIYYQRKMVDTIFSYGKKIREEEERALLNQLNILSKDKLNVIGNIANFTSLLTDRELVRNIVNIKDFEKIEVLSGKALNWTELYYKQAVPRARPYLDLATLYGYSYYLINKYVTFESYYYSTGTMTDVRKAEILENFKRAELELRWIIYADPTHYDAYQLLGWLYQYVDLMKLQKDPNSGNVDFEVYESLYKKYFPDKNLEANIELYNQILVFLGDDYPNKKVLSDLNLNLGNNYFLLNNYPKANESYRKVEESSTVLSTKNQFEGYKQEAIYRFNYGKSLIYQGQYKKASEQFSKSIDIYFKNEYYQYVNLYAQEPNSITLSQLNSIRSKLALLFSLRGLSELEFGLYEEAIVSFQTAVAYNKDVKFISPINLANYLAIAFQKSGRFRDSYNMLELAETEYKSSSESLYSRWKKWTLWNYFLGDNVRVIGDGRFPGEFPHDFKYLLTLGVRIENHVEQEEYVSALNEIQIRNNLITSKGLDSTIIGKNILAKSRQVEAQIYQRSNLPLEANNRYRDLVDTLLKSASNKDLERIFHNYSHSVFIIQESKDIETESKKNILKEYFDDLKSWKFRETKTCKQAPEICENNFRMLNPKFDLYYGVGLYYQALQNLQEQKEFVSLLSEAIPLLENPGLVDPKIIGLTNDPISRQTRVRILLNLYSIYMMLGDEVMAEKKWKETVELAYEFRLDEEKFWSNVIRTRWGLQESQTQSNYDPYLKEALQTYQSNLSVRLFTPKTRLEIFLETFSEAQMRKSEVSPIVNSWENYRSLGLFRDLISAQFEFEDSKLNLYYQDLLKWYKGYKRTTNLIIEKTIRREVIKPILKQESEESTRLNEIISKLKLVSPERKAFFEPKRETSELYSPEWYGLFSFGNVLHTFSLKDGKIVQAKCENTNVLDNCIPNLSYGDPKIQILGKQNNGEILNRIIDTIKQKEKYPSIIFDRQHLQLYNERNERRFKWVTVYGGDEKRYKDSHIRSVSNGNLGILLSDTDYLVSKQDLNRQTSLFGDELSQILPLREMFQGSGSEISIVGLNLENFKTQKQWEKLGQIYEVLRAKRIQNVVSYDEKNQTDFYPSNLEQYVKIQSKFFIGNWKPFSITSENLIESAKSFIELGFQNEKSKELNEAYENYYTASTFLDEGNPLLPSLELRLARLRSEIFPTVSKRSIFRPLWKKYESSTFQNQIRYEYLVSCFSSKEKEDCNFKSSEFIGNQKDTYLGALEYYSQLRSGKFNDFKSKDEFRAKIEIQEDPFLQAYRLGSLYIQNYMFHEAEEQTKKLSKLVKTAKEKNVVKNRILEIYFHKAFVFGDKDIYLTPLTSTSAYNYGFKKDWNLFDEKILSRDFTKFGYSDSIYDTYRLRLYTTWKEQLQTGYSEILSLTPEYLTNGQSVLTKLSHLNRTLFFHMILRSIPFQKNQEVNSLFELLLKMEQNEGRNYRALFFQLELTKALYLRGDWELAEQMVSKIQKTHSELGNGNSYWVEKWNDFLWKRDYLRNQTNKQVSSSNLFFKAYELANLKKPDEYISILNELNKKIRNEFLSPELKYEYEFLFYYLLQKSLEKNSSESFFDLATAREIFRFTSERFSKQELYVRNLPNFELFAERLKRKMVGKQEFHGIFDLGKKTYLLSFAQGKSLGRELFPDNKLIYRELVKYFRSSEAGSQEVILRESLADKYRTNLRLNQKDRHYIFSSGIHSVVPFSIPDTEYYSVSALSDFLTNPILRSKDLSPKKPSVTNVGYRSSMENELGAGLIQWETDGAKDTEAAFKVNFSELGWCSLNYLCLGGNALMESKSKQSNTAVIYANQKIGNSLQYTNDFGGIAYYLAKENKGLFVLHSGYQTGVHNLYFIRQFLSAEELEKPLYVRLIEGKNAAKSYSIDDRYWIGYKLYTSAMIED, encoded by the coding sequence ATGAAATTGTTTCATAGGGTTCTCCCATTTTTTTTATTATCGATAATTGTTTTCACTTTTAATTGTGCATTATTCCAAACAAAAGTTAATTATTCGAATGTAAATTTTGATTATTCTGCAATTTCAAAAAATTATTTTTCACCAACTCAGTCAAAACCATTCCCACTAACAGTCCAAAGAGGAAACAATTTATATAGTTCCACTACAAAAGATGGAAGATATCTATTTTATGCCACGGACCAAAAAGGAAATTTTGATATTTGGTTTCGAGACTTACAAAGTTCAATTGTTGTTCCAATTACGAATAATTCTTTTTCTGAAACAAAACCATCAATTTCACCTGACGGAAAGTATTTGGTGTTTGTATCGGAAGAATTTGATTCTGATGGTGATTTAATTTTATTGCAAATTGATACAGAAGAATGGATAGAAGAGTATTTAAAAGGACATCGATTCATTAATGATGAATTTATTAATTTAACGAATGCTCCCAATAAAAAAGGTGAATACCACAAGGGAATCATCGATACTGATCCAATTTGGTCACCTGATGGAAAAACAATTTATTTTGTTTCGGATAGATTTTCACCAGGTTTACCTAATCTTTGTTCAATTGAATTGGATAAACCTAGTATAATCAAACAAGTCACTACAATGGGAGTAACTTCTCCTTTTATTTCAGCTGATGGACAATCCATTTATGTTGTTTCTTATTTTGAAGATAATAAGGGAGAAATTTATCAAATTCAATTATCAAATGGTGGGCTAACACGGCTTACAAACGATCAATTTCTCGATTTTACTCCCACAATTGACAATCGTTCCAAAAACTTATACTACGCTTCTATTCGTAAAGATACAAATGGGAATGGAAAACTGGATGAAAGAGATCATAGCTTTTTAGTGAAGAAAAATTTGAATACAGGAGAAGAACGTGTGTTATCTTCTGGTGAAACATCAAATTTTGATGTTCGGTATTCTAATTTTAATGGAGGATCGATTCTGTTTTCGGCCTCATATTATAATGCGATCAATATTTATTTTATTCCAGAAAACGGTTCGATTCCTAAACAACCTAATATCAAAGAACAATACCAATATTCAAAAGTTTTAGCACCTGGCCAAAGTATTGAATCTTATTTTTTGGCATTGGACTCAGTAGAGTTATTTTATTCAGAAGACCCATTATATCCAATTTATGAAGCACAAGTTGCCTTGCTGAAATATTCAACTTACAAACGAATAGGGAAAAATGAAGAAGCAAATCTATTTTTAAAACAATTTAAACACAAAGCTGAAGTTGATTTAAATTATTTTGCGATTCTCCTTATCAAATGGAATGAATATAAACTTAATACTTCAAAATTTAATCTATTAAATGAAATCCCAAAGATTCCTGAGGCAAATTATCCAAAAGATGGAGTGGCGTTACTTTATCATTTGTACGCAGACCAACTTGAAAAAGATAAACAGTTTTTATCAGCAAAAGAAATACTATTTAAAGTTTATCAATCTTTTCCGGAATACCACCAAATCGATGAAATCAAAAGAAGATTAGGTGGTTATGAATTTAACCCAAATCAATACCAACTCTCTCAATTATACGAGGAAATGATCGGTACTTGGGAAAAGGAAAAACTTAAATTCTTAACTGATATTAATCATGAGTTTTCCAATGATCGGAAGAGAGATCTCAGGTATCTCTTGGAAGATGTGATTTCCAAGATTTCAGATGATAAAAATAGCGAAGTTGTACTTTCTTATGTAAATTCAGTTTTAGATTCAAAGGAAGGTGGAAAAAACAAAGTTTTTAAAGAAACACTTTTGTATATCAAAGCTAAATCACTTTCTGATTTAAGACGTTTTAATGAATCAAATCAAGTTTTAGATTCTATTATACCGATTCCAGTCCAAATTGATTTGGAACCTGCAGGTAAACCTTCCGTATTTGAAACTCGAAGTTTCATGGCTGAATACAAAAATCCAATTTTGCTAAGAGCCAACTTATTGAAATATTATAACCAAAAGTCTGCAGGAAATACTTCTGATGCGCTTAGGAATTTAAAAATTTATTTAGAATTTTATGATCCTTTGTTAGGTGTTGATCTAGGTGCGGAAGATATTAAGAGTGCTTTTTTATATTTTGAAAACAAGGCAGTGGAATTTGAAAGAATAGGAGATCTTTTACAGTCGTCATTTCACTATTTTTTTAATAACCAAAATATGTTTTTGGTTAAAACAAGAAATTTGTATTTAGACTCATTGTATAAAGAATTTGCGATTTATTACCAAAGGAAAATGGTTGATACCATCTTTAGTTATGGAAAAAAAATTCGTGAAGAAGAAGAACGTGCGTTATTAAATCAATTAAATATCTTAAGTAAAGATAAACTAAATGTAATTGGAAACATTGCTAACTTTACATCGTTATTAACTGATCGGGAACTTGTCAGAAATATAGTAAATATAAAAGATTTTGAGAAAATAGAAGTTTTGTCTGGCAAAGCACTCAATTGGACTGAGTTGTATTATAAACAAGCTGTCCCACGTGCAAGGCCCTATTTGGACCTTGCAACTTTATACGGGTATTCCTATTATCTGATTAACAAATACGTAACATTTGAATCATATTATTATTCTACAGGGACTATGACCGATGTCCGGAAAGCTGAGATTTTAGAAAACTTCAAACGTGCTGAATTGGAATTACGGTGGATTATATATGCAGATCCAACGCATTACGATGCTTACCAATTACTTGGATGGTTGTACCAATATGTTGATTTGATGAAGTTACAAAAAGATCCTAATTCTGGAAATGTGGATTTCGAAGTTTATGAAAGTTTATATAAAAAATATTTCCCTGATAAAAATTTAGAAGCGAACATTGAATTATACAACCAAATCCTTGTTTTCTTAGGAGATGATTACCCAAATAAAAAAGTTTTATCAGATTTGAATTTAAATTTGGGGAATAATTACTTTTTACTTAATAATTATCCGAAGGCAAATGAAAGTTATCGAAAAGTAGAGGAAAGTTCTACTGTATTATCGACGAAAAATCAATTTGAAGGTTATAAACAAGAAGCAATTTATCGATTTAATTATGGTAAGTCATTAATTTACCAAGGCCAATATAAAAAAGCATCTGAACAATTTTCAAAATCAATTGATATTTATTTCAAAAATGAATATTACCAATATGTTAATTTATACGCACAAGAACCAAATTCAATTACGCTCTCCCAACTTAATTCGATTCGATCAAAATTAGCATTATTATTTTCTCTTCGTGGTCTTTCTGAATTAGAATTTGGACTTTATGAAGAAGCTATTGTTTCTTTTCAAACAGCAGTTGCATATAATAAAGATGTAAAGTTTATAAGTCCAATCAACCTTGCGAATTATTTAGCAATCGCATTTCAGAAAAGTGGTAGATTTCGCGATTCGTACAATATGTTAGAATTGGCAGAAACGGAATATAAATCATCGAGCGAATCACTGTATAGCCGCTGGAAAAAATGGACTCTTTGGAATTATTTTTTAGGTGATAATGTGAGAGTGATTGGAGACGGAAGGTTCCCTGGTGAATTTCCACATGACTTCAAATATTTGTTAACTCTTGGTGTGAGAATCGAAAATCACGTTGAACAAGAGGAATATGTTTCTGCTCTCAATGAAATCCAAATTCGAAACAATCTAATTACATCGAAAGGATTAGATAGTACAATTATCGGGAAAAATATTTTAGCAAAATCGAGACAGGTCGAAGCTCAGATTTACCAAAGGAGCAATTTACCTCTTGAGGCAAATAATCGTTACAGAGATTTGGTTGATACTTTACTTAAGTCTGCTTCCAATAAAGATTTAGAGAGAATATTTCATAATTATAGTCATTCTGTATTTATCATCCAAGAATCTAAGGATATTGAGACTGAATCTAAAAAAAATATTTTAAAAGAATACTTTGATGATTTGAAATCATGGAAGTTTAGAGAGACAAAAACATGTAAACAGGCACCTGAGATTTGTGAAAACAACTTCCGAATGCTTAATCCAAAGTTTGATTTGTATTATGGCGTTGGGTTGTATTACCAAGCTTTACAAAACCTGCAAGAACAAAAAGAATTTGTTAGTTTGTTGTCTGAGGCCATTCCATTATTAGAAAATCCAGGCCTGGTTGATCCAAAAATAATTGGTCTAACCAATGATCCAATTTCAAGACAAACCCGAGTTCGCATTCTATTGAATTTATATTCCATATATATGATGCTAGGAGATGAAGTCATGGCAGAAAAAAAATGGAAAGAAACCGTTGAGTTGGCTTATGAATTTAGATTGGACGAGGAAAAATTTTGGTCAAATGTGATCCGTACTAGGTGGGGATTACAAGAATCACAAACTCAATCTAATTATGATCCATACCTAAAAGAAGCATTACAAACATACCAATCTAATCTATCGGTTAGGTTATTCACACCAAAAACAAGATTAGAAATATTTTTAGAAACTTTTTCAGAAGCACAAATGCGGAAATCTGAAGTCAGTCCAATTGTAAATAGTTGGGAAAATTATCGCAGTTTAGGATTGTTTCGTGATTTAATTTCAGCACAATTCGAATTTGAAGATTCAAAATTAAATTTATATTACCAAGATCTTTTAAAATGGTACAAAGGTTATAAACGTACGACTAATTTAATTATTGAGAAAACCATTAGAAGGGAAGTGATAAAACCAATTCTAAAACAAGAATCAGAGGAATCGACAAGACTGAATGAAATTATCAGTAAATTAAAGTTAGTTTCTCCTGAACGGAAAGCATTTTTTGAACCCAAACGAGAAACAAGTGAGTTGTATTCCCCTGAATGGTATGGACTTTTTTCATTTGGGAATGTACTACATACTTTTTCTTTAAAAGATGGAAAAATCGTTCAGGCAAAGTGTGAAAATACGAATGTGTTAGATAATTGTATCCCTAATTTGAGTTATGGAGATCCTAAGATTCAAATTTTGGGAAAACAAAATAATGGCGAAATTTTAAATCGAATCATCGATACCATCAAACAAAAAGAAAAATACCCTTCTATTATTTTTGATCGCCAGCATCTACAACTCTACAACGAAAGAAACGAACGCCGGTTTAAATGGGTAACTGTTTATGGTGGAGATGAAAAAAGATATAAAGATTCTCATATCCGAAGTGTTTCAAATGGGAATTTGGGCATTTTACTTTCTGATACAGATTATTTGGTATCAAAGCAAGATCTGAACCGCCAAACAAGTTTGTTCGGTGATGAATTATCACAAATATTACCTCTCCGAGAAATGTTCCAAGGCAGTGGTTCAGAGATTTCAATTGTTGGATTGAATTTAGAAAATTTCAAAACACAAAAACAATGGGAAAAACTTGGCCAGATTTATGAAGTTTTAAGAGCTAAGAGGATACAGAATGTTGTTTCCTACGATGAAAAAAACCAAACAGATTTTTATCCAAGTAATTTAGAGCAATATGTAAAAATTCAAAGTAAGTTTTTTATAGGAAATTGGAAACCGTTTTCTATTACATCTGAGAACCTGATTGAAAGTGCAAAGTCGTTCATTGAATTAGGATTTCAAAATGAAAAATCGAAAGAACTAAACGAAGCATACGAAAATTATTATACTGCTTCAACATTCTTAGATGAAGGGAATCCTTTGCTTCCTTCTCTGGAATTGAGGCTCGCTAGGTTAAGATCTGAAATATTTCCGACTGTATCGAAACGTTCCATTTTTCGTCCGCTTTGGAAAAAATATGAAAGTTCTACATTTCAAAACCAAATTCGATATGAATATTTGGTTTCTTGTTTTTCTTCTAAGGAGAAAGAAGATTGTAATTTTAAATCGTCCGAGTTTATCGGAAATCAAAAAGATACTTATTTGGGAGCATTAGAGTATTACTCACAATTGCGCAGTGGGAAATTTAATGACTTCAAATCTAAAGATGAATTCAGAGCAAAAATTGAGATTCAAGAAGATCCTTTTTTGCAGGCATATAGACTTGGAAGTTTGTACATTCAAAATTATATGTTTCATGAAGCAGAAGAACAGACAAAAAAATTATCTAAACTTGTTAAAACCGCAAAAGAGAAGAACGTTGTTAAAAATAGGATTCTGGAAATATATTTTCACAAAGCCTTTGTATTTGGCGACAAAGACATATACTTAACTCCACTTACTTCTACATCCGCTTATAATTATGGATTTAAAAAAGATTGGAACTTGTTTGATGAGAAAATATTATCTCGTGATTTTACTAAGTTTGGATATTCAGATTCGATTTATGATACATATCGACTCCGATTGTATACAACTTGGAAAGAACAACTTCAAACAGGGTATTCTGAAATTTTATCGTTAACACCTGAGTATCTAACAAACGGGCAATCAGTTCTAACAAAACTATCTCATTTAAATAGAACCTTATTTTTCCATATGATCCTTCGATCGATTCCATTTCAAAAAAATCAGGAAGTGAATTCTTTGTTTGAGTTATTGTTAAAAATGGAACAAAATGAAGGAAGGAATTACCGTGCATTATTCTTCCAATTAGAGCTAACAAAAGCTTTATACTTACGTGGTGATTGGGAATTAGCGGAACAAATGGTTTCGAAAATCCAAAAAACTCATTCTGAATTGGGAAATGGGAATTCCTATTGGGTTGAAAAATGGAATGATTTTCTATGGAAAAGAGATTATTTAAGAAACCAAACAAACAAACAAGTTTCGAGTTCTAATTTATTTTTTAAAGCTTATGAATTAGCGAACTTAAAAAAACCAGATGAATACATATCTATTCTCAATGAATTAAATAAGAAAATTCGTAACGAATTTTTAAGTCCTGAATTGAAGTATGAATATGAATTTTTGTTCTATTATCTTTTGCAAAAATCTTTAGAGAAAAATAGTTCTGAAAGTTTTTTTGATCTAGCAACGGCAAGGGAAATATTTAGATTCACTTCTGAAAGATTTTCAAAACAAGAATTGTACGTGAGAAATTTACCCAACTTTGAACTTTTTGCAGAACGTTTGAAAAGGAAAATGGTCGGTAAACAAGAGTTTCATGGTATTTTTGACTTAGGAAAAAAAACCTACTTACTAAGTTTTGCGCAAGGAAAATCATTGGGTCGAGAGTTATTCCCTGATAACAAATTAATATACAGAGAACTTGTGAAATACTTTAGATCTTCTGAAGCAGGAAGCCAGGAAGTGATCTTAAGAGAGTCACTTGCCGACAAGTATAGAACCAATTTACGTTTAAATCAAAAAGATCGACATTATATTTTTAGCTCAGGAATACATTCAGTTGTTCCTTTTTCTATTCCAGATACAGAATATTATTCTGTATCTGCTCTATCTGATTTTTTAACAAATCCAATATTGAGGTCAAAGGACCTGTCTCCTAAAAAACCATCTGTTACAAATGTAGGTTATCGTTCCTCTATGGAAAATGAACTTGGAGCTGGTTTGATTCAATGGGAAACGGACGGTGCGAAAGATACTGAAGCAGCATTTAAAGTGAACTTTTCTGAATTAGGATGGTGTTCATTAAATTATTTGTGCCTTGGTGGTAATGCCTTAATGGAATCCAAATCAAAACAATCAAATACCGCCGTCATTTATGCAAATCAGAAAATTGGGAATTCTCTTCAATATACGAATGATTTTGGTGGGATTGCTTATTATTTAGCCAAAGAGAATAAAGGTTTATTTGTTTTGCATTCTGGTTATCAAACAGGAGTTCATAACTTATACTTCATTCGACAGTTTTTGTCAGCGGAAGAATTGGAAAAGCCACTCTATGTCCGTTTGATCGAAGGTAAAAATGCTGCCAAATCTTACTCCATAGATGATCGGTATTGGATCGGTTATAAACTTTATACATCAGCAATGATTGAAGATTAA
- a CDS encoding RNA polymerase subunit sigma-70 translates to MLPKIRDEKILPIINQARITNDLSLVREQLPIWMVDRLAKKRNISEDESSEMVVTILEVFSKMWILSLKYQLTHVLGFFVTYIFNQYRNRFRYSEIPESGELYLQLWNYETPANEEDPFDETLELLKMNLEKLPKLTALILSLQFDLPMKQNLKQLLLWKLRENQLDENTFYELWEERRSEHRQLLLRLTSMITRYTRKLYETTDPNRRVWYGKQKKIWMLRKSRAFDRSFFSEREIAKWLGISRKAVRNHLSQGKHELRKVGKDLLHYA, encoded by the coding sequence ATGTTGCCAAAAATTCGAGATGAAAAGATATTGCCTATAATAAACCAAGCTAGGATCACAAATGATTTGAGCCTAGTTAGAGAACAATTGCCAATTTGGATGGTTGATCGTTTAGCAAAAAAACGAAACATTTCGGAAGATGAAAGTTCCGAAATGGTTGTTACTATACTGGAAGTTTTCAGCAAAATGTGGATTTTGAGTTTAAAATACCAACTTACACATGTTCTTGGATTTTTTGTTACTTATATCTTTAACCAATACCGAAATCGATTTCGTTATTCAGAGATTCCAGAATCCGGTGAATTGTATTTACAACTTTGGAATTATGAAACACCAGCAAATGAGGAGGATCCTTTTGATGAGACATTGGAACTTTTAAAAATGAATTTAGAAAAACTCCCCAAACTCACTGCTCTTATCCTTTCGTTGCAGTTTGACCTTCCCATGAAACAAAATTTGAAACAACTACTCTTATGGAAATTGCGGGAAAACCAATTGGATGAAAATACCTTTTATGAATTATGGGAAGAAAGGAGGTCGGAACACCGACAATTGCTCCTAAGACTCACATCAATGATCACTCGCTACACTCGAAAATTATATGAAACAACGGATCCAAATCGCAGGGTTTGGTACGGAAAACAGAAAAAAATATGGATGCTCCGTAAGTCTAGGGCCTTCGATCGTAGTTTTTTTTCAGAAAGGGAAATCGCAAAATGGCTTGGGATCTCTAGAAAGGCTGTTCGCAATCATTTGTCACAAGGAAAACATGAACTGCGAAAAGTCGGCAAAGATTTATTGCACTATGCATAA
- a CDS encoding DUF1318 domain-containing protein has translation MKRILILLVFMGCSLKVPPITITNAQTAAEKQMVGEDRELEKEGWMIGSIQSSTNGQNNQEKLAKEDSDPEIRAHRIRLNYLSPEIKKYKTHGILGETPQGFVKFNPLATSLPTYIHYELPAKKKRVEDVILFLNESRKFIMEKEVSLQKKKGKKEDELIKIKQSLIDEYYKTISIGEYFETISGRWEKYQ, from the coding sequence ATGAAACGTATTTTAATCTTATTAGTTTTCATGGGCTGTAGTTTAAAAGTGCCTCCGATTACCATTACCAATGCTCAAACCGCTGCCGAAAAACAAATGGTAGGTGAAGATAGGGAATTAGAAAAAGAAGGTTGGATGATTGGTTCCATTCAATCGTCGACTAATGGACAAAATAACCAAGAAAAATTGGCGAAAGAAGATTCCGACCCTGAAATTAGAGCGCATCGTATCAGGTTAAATTATTTATCACCTGAAATAAAAAAATACAAAACTCATGGAATTTTGGGAGAAACACCACAAGGATTTGTAAAATTTAATCCTCTTGCCACATCACTTCCTACTTACATCCATTATGAACTTCCAGCCAAAAAAAAACGTGTAGAAGACGTGATTTTATTTTTGAATGAATCTCGAAAATTCATTATGGAAAAAGAGGTGAGTTTACAGAAGAAAAAAGGGAAAAAAGAAGACGAATTAATAAAAATCAAACAGTCACTTATCGATGAATATTATAAAACAATATCGATCGGTGAATATTTTGAAACAATCTCAGGAAGGTGGGAAAAATACCAATGA